A single window of Onychostoma macrolepis isolate SWU-2019 chromosome 16, ASM1243209v1, whole genome shotgun sequence DNA harbors:
- the rabac1 gene encoding prenylated Rab acceptor protein 1 yields the protein MDGKASDPFSSEAEQLPGAGVVGRLWLPKGLSGSVIKDWVDRRRKSIRPWASFVDQRKFSKPRNFGELCQRVVRNLNTFHSNYTFIFLGLILYCIISSPMLLIALGVFAGAFYIIHLKTLEKKLVVFGRELTQGHQLGLAGGVSFPVFWLAGAGTAVFWVLGATLAVIGSHAAFRELESSDIDELLMEPV from the exons ATGGATGGGAAAGCAAGTGACCCCTTCAGCAGTGAGGCAGAGCAGCTTCCTGGGGCAGGAGTAGTGGGGAG GCTGTGGCTGCCCAAAGGTCTGTCTGGTAGTGTGATTAAGGATTGGGTGGACCGCAGGAGGAAGTCCATCCGTCCGTGGGCCAGTTTTGTGGACCAGCGTAAGTTCTCCAAACCTCGTAATTTTGGAGAGCTGTGCCAGCGTGTGGTGAGGAACCTGAACACCTTTCACAGCAACTACACCTTCATCTTCCTGGGACTCATCCTCTACTGCAT TATCAGTTCCCCAATGCTCTTGATTGCTTTGGGAGTGTTTGCTGGTGCCTTCTATATAATTCACTTGAAAACGCTGGAAAAGAAGCTGGTTGTTTTCG GTCGTGAGTTGACTCAGGGACACCAGTTAGGTTTAGCAGGAGGGGTTTCCTTCCCTGTGTTCTGGCTCGCAGGTGCAGGAACTGCTGTGTTCTGGGTACTAG gtgCTACACTAGCTGTTATCGGGTCTCATGCGGCATTTCGTGAGCTGGAGTCGTCTGACATAGATGAGCTGCTCATGGAACCCGTTTAA